In Comamonas sp. lk, the following proteins share a genomic window:
- the rplA gene encoding 50S ribosomal protein L1, with product MAKLTKKQKALQGKVDSNKLYALTDAIALVKDAATAKFDESIDVAVQLGVDAKKSDQVVRGAVVLPHGTGKVARVAVFAQGAKAEEAKAAGADVVGMDDLAAMVKAGDMPFDVVIAAPDAMRVVGQLGQILGPRGLMPNPKVGTVTPDVATAVKNAKAGQVQFRVDKAGIVHGTIGRRSFDTEKLQGNLAALIEALNKAKPASSKGLYLRKVAVSSTMGVGVRVDTQSISA from the coding sequence ATGGCCAAGTTGACCAAGAAGCAAAAAGCTCTCCAAGGCAAAGTTGACAGCAACAAGCTGTACGCTCTGACCGATGCTATCGCCCTGGTGAAGGACGCAGCTACCGCCAAGTTCGATGAATCCATCGACGTGGCCGTTCAGCTGGGTGTGGATGCCAAGAAGTCGGACCAAGTGGTGCGTGGCGCCGTGGTTCTGCCTCACGGTACTGGCAAGGTTGCTCGCGTGGCCGTGTTCGCACAAGGTGCCAAGGCTGAAGAAGCCAAGGCTGCCGGCGCTGACGTGGTTGGTATGGACGACCTGGCTGCCATGGTGAAGGCTGGCGACATGCCCTTCGACGTGGTGATCGCTGCTCCTGACGCTATGCGCGTTGTGGGTCAGTTGGGCCAGATCCTGGGTCCACGTGGTCTGATGCCTAACCCCAAGGTTGGCACCGTGACTCCTGACGTCGCTACGGCTGTGAAGAACGCCAAGGCTGGTCAAGTGCAGTTCCGCGTCGACAAGGCCGGTATTGTTCACGGCACTATTGGCCGTCGCTCCTTCGACACCGAAAAGCTGCAGGGTAACCTGGCTGCTCTGATCGAAGCACTGAACAAGGCCAAGCCTGCTTCCAGCAAGGGCCTGTACCTGCGCAAGGTTGCTGTTTCGTCGACTATGGGTGTGGGCGTTCGCGTCGACACGCAATCCATCTCGGCGTAA
- the secE gene encoding preprotein translocase subunit SecE — translation MATTQVETVSSVADKAKLAAVAALVVASIAGFYLLSKQGPVAQWAALILGLVIAAGVFLVSEPGKRFTGFARDAWREVKKVVWPTRKETFQMTLYVFGFVVVMALFLWFTDKTLEWVLYDLILGWRK, via the coding sequence ATGGCCACTACTCAGGTTGAAACAGTCAGCTCCGTTGCTGACAAAGCAAAATTAGCCGCAGTTGCGGCTTTAGTTGTTGCTTCTATTGCCGGCTTCTATCTGTTGAGCAAGCAAGGCCCGGTGGCACAATGGGCAGCGCTGATCCTCGGTTTGGTCATCGCTGCTGGAGTGTTCCTGGTCTCGGAGCCAGGCAAGCGGTTTACTGGTTTTGCGCGAGATGCCTGGCGTGAAGTCAAGAAGGTCGTGTGGCCGACCCGCAAGGAAACTTTCCAAATGACGCTTTACGTCTTTGGCTTTGTGGTGGTCATGGCTTTGTTCTTGTGGTTCACGGACAAGACCTTGGAATGGGTCTTGTATGACCTGATTTTGGGCTGGAGGAAGTAA
- a CDS encoding TetR family transcriptional regulator: MARRTKAEADETRTRLLDAAEEVFFEKGVSRTSLGDVAQRAGATRGAVYWHFKDKMDVFGSMLSRICMPFDEICDDKYGEMEPLQRIRHSIQMVFESMDEDERKRKVFDTALFKMEYVGELAELRGQHIESARCSQEKFAQDLALAAQEHSVKLSISPADAALGLHSLFVGLIHGWVLNEGHFALAPVGRMSVDVYLTGLGFQLSL; this comes from the coding sequence ATGGCACGTAGAACCAAGGCCGAGGCCGATGAAACGCGCACCAGGTTGTTGGATGCTGCGGAAGAGGTTTTTTTCGAAAAAGGGGTGTCTCGCACATCTCTAGGGGATGTGGCGCAACGCGCAGGGGCTACGCGTGGGGCGGTGTATTGGCACTTCAAAGACAAGATGGATGTCTTTGGTTCCATGCTCAGCCGTATATGCATGCCGTTTGATGAGATCTGTGATGACAAATATGGCGAGATGGAGCCTCTGCAGCGTATCCGCCATTCCATTCAGATGGTCTTTGAGAGCATGGATGAAGATGAGCGCAAGCGCAAGGTCTTCGACACCGCGCTGTTCAAGATGGAGTACGTAGGGGAGTTGGCCGAGCTGCGGGGGCAGCACATAGAAAGTGCCCGCTGTTCGCAAGAGAAATTCGCCCAGGATCTTGCGCTTGCGGCACAGGAGCATTCTGTGAAGCTATCGATCTCGCCGGCGGATGCTGCATTGGGTTTGCATTCGCTGTTTGTCGGGCTCATTCATGGTTGGGTTCTGAATGAAGGTCACTTTGCGCTGGCGCCTGTTGGGCGCATGTCGGTGGATGTGTACTTGACTGGATTGGGATTTCAGCTGAGTTTGTAA
- the tuf gene encoding elongation factor Tu: MAKEKFSRTKPHVNVGTIGHVDHGKTTLTAAIATVLSKHFGGEAKDYSQIDNAPEEKARGITINTSHVEYETANRHYAHVDCPGHADYVKNMITGAAQMDGAILVCSAADGPMPQTREHILLSRQVGVPYIIVFLNKADMVDDEELLELVEMEVRELLSKYDFPGDDTPIIRGSAKLALEGDQSDKGEPAILKLAEALDTYIPTPDRAIDGAFLMPVEDVFSISGRGTVVTGRIERGIVKVGEEIEIVGIKDTVKTTVTGVEMFRKLLDQGQAGDNVGLLLRGTKREDVERGQVLCKPGSIKPHTHFTAEVYVLSKDEGGRHTPFFNNYRPQFYFRTTDVTGSIELPEGKEMVMPGDNVSITVKLINPIAMEEGLRFAIREGGRTVGAGVVAKVIA, from the coding sequence ATGGCAAAAGAAAAATTTTCGCGCACCAAGCCCCACGTCAACGTGGGTACCATTGGTCACGTGGATCATGGTAAGACAACTCTGACGGCCGCTATCGCCACTGTGCTGTCCAAGCACTTCGGCGGCGAAGCCAAGGATTACTCCCAGATCGACAACGCGCCTGAAGAAAAGGCCCGTGGTATCACGATCAACACTTCGCACGTTGAGTACGAAACCGCTAATCGCCACTACGCTCACGTTGACTGCCCCGGTCACGCTGACTATGTGAAGAACATGATTACCGGCGCTGCTCAAATGGACGGCGCTATCTTGGTGTGCTCGGCCGCTGACGGCCCCATGCCCCAAACTCGCGAACACATCCTGCTGTCGCGTCAAGTTGGCGTGCCTTACATCATCGTCTTCCTGAACAAGGCTGACATGGTGGACGACGAAGAACTGCTGGAACTGGTCGAAATGGAAGTGCGCGAGCTGCTGTCCAAGTACGACTTCCCCGGCGACGACACCCCCATCATCCGCGGCTCCGCTAAGCTGGCCCTGGAAGGTGACCAATCCGACAAGGGCGAGCCCGCCATCCTGAAGCTGGCTGAAGCTCTGGACACTTACATTCCTACACCTGATCGCGCTATCGATGGAGCTTTCCTGATGCCCGTGGAAGACGTGTTCTCGATCTCCGGTCGTGGCACCGTGGTGACTGGCCGTATCGAACGCGGTATCGTCAAGGTCGGCGAAGAAATCGAAATCGTCGGTATCAAGGACACCGTCAAGACGACCGTGACCGGCGTGGAAATGTTCCGCAAGCTGCTGGACCAAGGTCAAGCTGGTGACAACGTGGGTCTGCTGCTGCGCGGCACCAAGCGTGAAGACGTGGAACGTGGCCAAGTGCTGTGCAAGCCCGGCTCGATCAAGCCCCACACTCACTTCACTGCTGAAGTGTATGTGTTGTCCAAGGACGAAGGCGGCCGCCACACTCCTTTCTTCAACAACTACCGTCCTCAGTTCTACTTCCGTACAACTGACGTGACCGGCTCCATCGAGCTGCCAGAAGGCAAGGAAATGGTTATGCCTGGTGACAACGTGTCGATCACTGTGAAGCTGATCAACCCCATCGCCATGGAAGAAGGTCTGCGCTTCGCTATCCGCGAAGGTGGCCGTACCGTGGGTGCTGGCGTGGTTGCCAAGGTTATTGCTTAA
- a CDS encoding efflux RND transporter periplasmic adaptor subunit, translating into MYETHQAPEKQSKPAAQYKRSMVIGLSLIAALGLAACSDKQEDAQKAQAAAQAQPPEVGVITVELQAVPLVSDLPGRLEASRVAQVRARAAGIVQKRLFQEGSDVKAGQVLFQIDNTPYRANLQSAQATLAQAEANLAQAAATARRYKPLVEANAISKQEYDTAIANEKAARAQVAAGNAAVTNANVNLGYASVTAPISGRIGRALVTEGALVGQGEATQLATIQQINPLYVNLTQSSSEIMRMREALSSGKLAKVGENAAKAIVYLDDGQQYAHPGKLLFTDLTVDPTTGQVSIRAELPNPQGLLLPGTYVRVRLEQAQVDNAALIPQQAVTRNEKGNFVMIVADDGTVAPRPVQISQSKGSDWIVTSGLKAGEKVLVDGIIKVGMGAKKVTPVPWKGDAKAPAAPAANGAEKQAAPAAGAEAADSAPAQK; encoded by the coding sequence ATGTATGAAACACACCAGGCCCCCGAGAAACAGTCCAAGCCTGCCGCGCAGTACAAGCGCTCGATGGTTATCGGCCTGAGCCTGATCGCAGCCTTGGGACTTGCTGCCTGCAGTGACAAGCAAGAAGATGCCCAAAAAGCACAGGCCGCAGCACAAGCGCAGCCACCGGAAGTGGGTGTTATCACGGTAGAGCTGCAGGCAGTTCCGCTGGTGTCCGATCTGCCTGGCCGCCTGGAAGCTTCGCGCGTGGCTCAGGTGCGAGCACGGGCTGCTGGTATTGTGCAAAAACGTCTGTTCCAGGAAGGCTCTGACGTCAAAGCGGGACAAGTCCTGTTCCAGATCGACAACACGCCTTATCGCGCCAATCTGCAAAGCGCTCAGGCCACTTTGGCTCAAGCCGAAGCCAACCTGGCTCAGGCCGCGGCTACTGCCCGCCGCTACAAGCCATTGGTAGAAGCGAATGCTATCAGCAAGCAGGAATACGACACGGCTATCGCCAATGAAAAGGCAGCGCGCGCGCAAGTGGCCGCAGGCAATGCTGCAGTGACCAACGCCAACGTCAATCTGGGCTATGCCAGCGTGACCGCCCCCATCTCCGGTCGCATCGGTCGCGCACTGGTCACGGAAGGTGCGCTGGTCGGTCAAGGCGAAGCCACGCAACTGGCCACCATCCAGCAGATCAATCCGCTGTATGTGAACCTCACGCAATCGTCGTCTGAAATCATGCGCATGCGCGAAGCGCTCAGTTCTGGCAAGTTAGCAAAGGTAGGCGAAAACGCGGCCAAGGCCATCGTCTATTTGGACGATGGTCAGCAATATGCGCATCCGGGCAAGCTGCTGTTTACCGATCTGACGGTGGACCCTACAACGGGCCAGGTCAGCATTCGCGCAGAACTGCCAAACCCCCAAGGTCTGCTGCTGCCCGGCACTTATGTGCGGGTACGTCTGGAGCAGGCCCAGGTGGACAACGCCGCCCTGATTCCTCAGCAAGCCGTGACGCGTAACGAGAAGGGCAATTTCGTGATGATCGTCGCTGACGACGGAACGGTGGCACCTCGCCCCGTGCAGATCAGCCAGTCCAAAGGCTCTGACTGGATCGTCACTTCGGGCCTGAAGGCCGGTGAAAAGGTGTTGGTGGACGGCATCATCAAGGTTGGCATGGGTGCCAAGAAGGTAACGCCTGTGCCATGGAAGGGCGATGCCAAAGCGCCAGCGGCACCGGCAGCCAATGGCGCCGAAAAACAGGCGGCACCTGCCGCTGGAGCTGAGGCGGCCGATAGCGCACCAGCCCAGAAGTAA
- a CDS encoding efflux RND transporter permease subunit — protein sequence MSKFFIHRPIFAWVIAIFVILAGIVAITKLPISQFPTVAPPTISVTATYPGATAQTMTDSVLQLIEREMNGATGLMYMETSASATGQGTLTVTFEPGTNQDLAQVDVQNRLARVQSRLPQIVQALGVRVEKSMSNFLMILAFQSDTGETSRDDIADYVNRNVLPEVQRLEGVGKAQLFASGRAMRIWVDPAKLQGFNMSIAQINSAIAAQNQQISGGSLGNTPSLPGTTMNATIVVPGQLTTPEEFSNVVLRSNPDGSTVRIKDIGRVELGTESYGFESRLNGKPAVAMAVQLTATANAMATAKLVYAKMAEIEPFLPAGVKWSSPYDTSKFVKISIEKVVHTLIEAIVLVFIVMLIFLQNIRYTLIPTIVVPIALLGTFAVMLVSGLTINILAMFAMVLVIGIVVDDAIVVVENVERIMSEEGLPPKEATIKAMGQIQGAVVGITVILVTVFLPLALFSGATGAIYRQFSLVMAISIFFSGFFALTLTPALCATMLKPIPKGHAHDKKTGLLGPFYNWFNRKFEAGTHRYSGALSFVVKRSVQATIVYALVIAGAAFIFLKLPSSFLPTEDQGYVISLTQLPPGATLERTSKTMGELEKFALAQPETADIVSILGFSFAGQGQNVGLSFTTFKDWSERTAKGSDAKSFAGRAMGAMMQLRDGFIFTLVPPSIPELGNSDGFTFRLQDRSAKGHAALLAARNDLVAKANQSAVLTGVRFDGVDDAPQWQVDINRDAVYAQKVNMSDIATTLSTALGSANSTDFPNQGYMQRVTIQAEAARRMQPEDVMRLTVPNADGKLVELSSLVTTKWVSGPMQMSRYNGYPSMSITGQAKPGYTSGQAMEEMQKLATQLPEGFGYEWTGQSLDEKKAGSSAALLYVFSLLAVFLCLAALYESWSIPLSVMLVVPLGVFGAVAGVMMRSMPNDIYFQVALITVIGLSAKNAILIVEFAKDLHAQGKSVLESALEAGHLRFRPILMTSLAFILGVVPLYIASGASAASQQAIGTGVFWGMVIGTPLSVFLVPVFFISVFKLFGKKSKPDNHTTSPAATSAAQGGSHDE from the coding sequence ATGTCAAAGTTCTTTATTCATCGCCCTATTTTTGCCTGGGTGATCGCGATTTTCGTGATTCTTGCAGGTATCGTGGCCATCACCAAGCTGCCGATTTCGCAGTTCCCGACGGTCGCGCCGCCCACCATTTCGGTGACCGCGACCTATCCCGGTGCAACAGCGCAAACCATGACGGATTCGGTGCTGCAGCTCATCGAACGCGAGATGAACGGCGCCACCGGTCTGATGTACATGGAAACCAGCGCCTCGGCCACCGGCCAAGGCACGCTGACCGTGACATTCGAGCCCGGCACCAACCAGGATCTGGCCCAGGTGGACGTGCAAAACCGTCTGGCACGGGTGCAGTCCCGCCTGCCGCAAATTGTGCAGGCGCTGGGCGTTCGAGTCGAAAAGTCCATGAGCAACTTCCTGATGATTCTGGCTTTCCAGTCAGACACAGGGGAAACCTCGCGCGACGATATTGCCGACTACGTCAACCGCAACGTCCTGCCTGAAGTACAGCGCCTTGAAGGCGTAGGCAAGGCCCAGCTGTTTGCTTCCGGACGTGCCATGCGCATCTGGGTCGATCCGGCCAAGCTGCAGGGTTTCAATATGTCGATTGCGCAGATCAACTCTGCCATCGCAGCCCAGAACCAGCAGATCTCCGGCGGCTCGCTGGGCAACACGCCCAGCCTGCCCGGCACGACCATGAATGCCACCATCGTGGTGCCTGGTCAGCTGACAACACCCGAGGAGTTTTCCAATGTGGTGCTGCGCTCCAATCCCGACGGCTCCACCGTACGCATCAAGGATATTGGCCGTGTCGAACTGGGCACGGAAAGCTATGGCTTTGAGTCTCGCCTGAACGGCAAGCCCGCAGTCGCCATGGCGGTACAGTTGACGGCAACCGCCAACGCCATGGCAACCGCCAAGCTGGTGTACGCCAAGATGGCGGAAATTGAGCCTTTCCTGCCCGCCGGCGTGAAGTGGTCCTCGCCTTACGACACCTCAAAGTTCGTCAAGATCTCCATTGAAAAAGTGGTGCACACGCTGATCGAAGCCATCGTGCTGGTGTTCATCGTGATGCTGATCTTCCTGCAGAACATCCGCTACACGCTGATTCCAACCATCGTGGTGCCTATCGCGCTGCTGGGCACTTTTGCCGTGATGCTGGTGTCCGGTCTGACCATCAATATTCTGGCCATGTTCGCCATGGTGCTGGTGATCGGTATCGTGGTGGACGATGCCATCGTGGTGGTGGAAAACGTCGAACGCATCATGTCCGAAGAGGGGCTGCCGCCCAAGGAAGCCACGATCAAGGCCATGGGCCAGATCCAAGGCGCCGTGGTCGGTATCACCGTGATTCTGGTGACCGTGTTCCTGCCATTGGCGCTGTTTAGCGGCGCAACGGGCGCGATCTACCGCCAGTTCTCGCTGGTGATGGCAATTTCCATCTTCTTCTCCGGCTTCTTTGCGCTGACGCTGACGCCTGCACTGTGCGCCACCATGCTCAAGCCTATTCCCAAGGGCCATGCGCATGACAAGAAGACCGGTTTGCTGGGCCCGTTCTACAACTGGTTCAACCGCAAGTTTGAGGCTGGAACCCACCGCTACTCCGGCGCGCTGTCCTTCGTCGTCAAGCGCTCGGTGCAAGCCACCATCGTGTATGCGCTGGTGATTGCAGGCGCGGCCTTCATCTTCCTGAAGCTGCCTTCCTCCTTCCTGCCCACGGAAGACCAGGGCTATGTGATCTCCCTGACCCAGTTGCCTCCCGGCGCCACACTGGAGCGCACCAGCAAAACCATGGGTGAGCTGGAAAAGTTTGCGCTCGCGCAACCCGAAACTGCAGACATCGTGAGCATTCTGGGCTTCAGCTTTGCGGGCCAGGGCCAGAACGTCGGTCTGTCATTCACCACCTTCAAGGATTGGTCTGAACGCACCGCCAAGGGCTCGGATGCCAAATCTTTCGCGGGCCGCGCCATGGGAGCCATGATGCAGCTGCGAGACGGTTTCATCTTTACCCTGGTGCCTCCATCCATCCCCGAACTGGGCAATAGCGACGGCTTTACCTTCCGTCTGCAAGACCGCTCCGCCAAGGGACACGCAGCCTTGCTGGCCGCGCGCAACGACTTGGTGGCCAAGGCCAATCAGAGTGCTGTGCTGACCGGCGTGCGCTTTGACGGCGTGGACGATGCGCCTCAGTGGCAGGTGGATATCAACCGTGATGCCGTGTACGCCCAGAAGGTGAACATGTCGGACATCGCCACCACGCTGTCCACAGCGCTGGGTTCGGCCAACTCCACCGACTTCCCGAACCAGGGCTATATGCAGCGCGTGACCATCCAGGCCGAAGCCGCTCGCCGCATGCAGCCAGAGGACGTGATGCGCCTGACCGTACCCAACGCGGATGGCAAGCTGGTGGAGCTCTCTTCCCTGGTCACCACCAAGTGGGTCAGCGGCCCCATGCAGATGTCGCGCTACAACGGCTACCCGTCCATGAGCATTACCGGCCAGGCCAAGCCCGGCTATACCAGCGGTCAGGCCATGGAGGAAATGCAGAAACTGGCCACCCAGCTGCCTGAAGGCTTTGGCTATGAATGGACAGGCCAGTCTCTGGACGAAAAGAAGGCGGGCTCATCGGCAGCATTGCTGTACGTGTTCTCCCTGCTGGCCGTCTTCCTGTGTCTGGCTGCACTGTACGAAAGCTGGAGCATTCCGCTGTCCGTGATGCTAGTCGTGCCATTGGGCGTGTTCGGTGCCGTGGCCGGCGTGATGATGCGCAGCATGCCCAACGACATCTACTTCCAGGTGGCGCTGATCACGGTGATTGGTCTGTCGGCCAAGAATGCCATCTTGATTGTGGAGTTCGCCAAGGATCTGCATGCACAGGGCAAGAGCGTGCTGGAGTCGGCACTGGAGGCCGGTCACCTGCGCTTCCGCCCCATTTTGATGACCTCTTTGGCCTTCATTCTGGGCGTGGTGCCGCTGTATATCGCCTCCGGCGCCAGTGCTGCCAGCCAGCAAGCCATCGGTACCGGCGTGTTCTGGGGCATGGTGATCGGTACGCCTTTGTCCGTGTTCCTGGTGCCGGTGTTCTTTATCTCAGTGTTCAAGCTGTTCGGTAAGAAATCCAAGCCAGACAACCACACCACTTCCCCGGCAGCAACTTCTGCAGCACAGGGAGGCTCGCATGATGAATAA
- the rplL gene encoding 50S ribosomal protein L7/L12 → MAFDKDAFLTALDSMTVLELNDLVKAIEEKFGVSAAAMAAPAAGGAAAAAVEEKTEFNVVLTEAGANKVSVIKAVREITGLGLKEAKDLVDGAPKNVKEAVAKADAEAAVKKLIEAGAKAELK, encoded by the coding sequence ATGGCATTCGATAAAGACGCATTCTTGACCGCCCTGGACAGCATGACTGTTCTGGAACTGAACGACCTGGTCAAGGCAATTGAAGAAAAGTTTGGCGTGTCCGCTGCCGCTATGGCTGCTCCCGCTGCTGGTGGCGCTGCTGCCGCCGCTGTGGAAGAAAAGACCGAGTTCAACGTTGTGCTGACTGAAGCCGGCGCGAACAAGGTTTCCGTGATTAAGGCTGTGCGTGAAATCACTGGCCTGGGTCTGAAGGAAGCTAAGGACCTGGTTGATGGCGCTCCTAAGAACGTCAAGGAAGCCGTTGCCAAGGCTGACGCTGAAGCTGCTGTGAAGAAGCTGATCGAAGCCGGTGCTAAGGCTGAACTGAAGTAA
- the rplJ gene encoding 50S ribosomal protein L10, producing the protein MSLNRSEKEAVINEVTSLAAKAQTLVIAEYRGITVADMTKLRADARSKGVSLSVLKNTLARRAVAGGQFDVVADQMTGPLIYGFSEDAVAAAKVVADFAKTNDKLVIRGGAFSGKALDVNGVKQLASIPSKEILLAQVCGLLMSPMSRTAVVLGALAAKKSEGAEPAAEAEAEAAAA; encoded by the coding sequence TTGAGTCTTAATCGCAGTGAGAAAGAAGCGGTCATCAACGAAGTGACCAGCCTCGCCGCTAAAGCTCAAACGCTTGTGATCGCGGAATACCGTGGCATCACGGTCGCCGACATGACCAAACTGCGCGCTGATGCACGCAGCAAGGGCGTGAGCTTGAGCGTGTTGAAGAACACCCTGGCCCGCCGTGCTGTGGCTGGCGGCCAGTTTGACGTGGTGGCTGACCAGATGACTGGTCCGCTGATCTATGGCTTCTCTGAAGACGCAGTGGCTGCCGCTAAGGTGGTGGCCGACTTCGCGAAGACCAACGATAAGTTGGTGATTCGCGGTGGCGCGTTTTCGGGCAAGGCCCTGGACGTTAACGGCGTGAAGCAACTGGCTAGCATTCCCTCCAAGGAAATCTTGCTGGCACAAGTGTGTGGCTTGCTTATGTCCCCAATGTCGCGTACAGCCGTTGTGCTGGGCGCCCTGGCGGCAAAGAAGAGCGAAGGCGCAGAACCTGCAGCTGAAGCTGAAGCTGAAGCAGCTGCCGCTTAA
- the nusG gene encoding transcription termination/antitermination protein NusG, with protein sequence MADAVEADVNGGAAAPANPDLRWYIVHAYSGMEKAVERNIAERIARSGMQSKFGRILVPSEEVVEMRNGQRRTTERRLFPGYVFVEMVMEDDTWHLVKHTSKVTGFVGGAKNRPAPISEEEVRKIVEQMQEGTEKPRHKVEFMVGELVRVKEGPFTDFNGSVEEVNYEKNRLRVSVTIFGRATPVELEFAQVEKT encoded by the coding sequence ATGGCAGACGCTGTTGAAGCAGATGTGAACGGCGGTGCAGCTGCACCGGCCAATCCTGATCTGCGCTGGTATATCGTCCATGCTTATTCGGGCATGGAAAAAGCTGTTGAGCGCAATATTGCAGAACGTATCGCACGTTCGGGCATGCAGTCCAAATTTGGCCGCATTCTGGTTCCTTCCGAGGAAGTGGTAGAGATGCGCAATGGACAACGACGCACGACAGAGCGTCGCCTGTTTCCCGGCTATGTGTTCGTCGAAATGGTGATGGAAGACGACACCTGGCACTTGGTCAAGCACACCAGCAAGGTGACTGGCTTTGTGGGTGGTGCCAAGAATCGACCTGCGCCCATTTCTGAAGAAGAGGTGCGCAAGATCGTCGAGCAGATGCAAGAGGGTACTGAGAAGCCCCGCCACAAGGTTGAATTCATGGTGGGTGAGTTGGTTCGTGTGAAGGAAGGTCCTTTCACCGATTTCAACGGCTCCGTTGAAGAAGTCAACTACGAAAAGAATCGTCTGCGCGTCTCGGTCACTATTTTTGGCCGTGCAACGCCTGTGGAATTAGAGTTCGCTCAGGTTGAGAAAACTTAA
- the rplK gene encoding 50S ribosomal protein L11 — MAKKIVGFIKLQVPAGKANPSPPIGPALGQRGLNIMEFCKAFNAQTQGVEPGLPLPVVITAFADKSFTFVIKTPPATVLIKKAIKLDKGSSNPLKTKVGKISRAQLEEIAKTKLKDMNAADVDAAVRTLAGSARSMGVIVEGV, encoded by the coding sequence ATGGCGAAGAAAATCGTCGGCTTCATCAAGCTGCAAGTGCCAGCTGGTAAGGCCAATCCTTCCCCTCCAATCGGTCCTGCGCTGGGTCAGCGCGGCCTCAACATCATGGAATTCTGCAAGGCGTTCAACGCCCAGACCCAAGGTGTCGAGCCCGGCCTGCCTTTGCCCGTGGTTATCACGGCATTTGCTGACAAGAGCTTCACTTTTGTCATCAAGACTCCTCCCGCAACCGTGCTGATCAAGAAGGCGATCAAGCTCGACAAGGGCTCTTCGAACCCCCTGAAGACTAAGGTCGGCAAGATTTCCCGCGCTCAGCTGGAAGAAATCGCCAAGACCAAGTTGAAGGACATGAACGCCGCTGACGTTGACGCCGCTGTGCGTACGCTGGCTGGTTCTGCCCGTTCGATGGGCGTGATCGTGGAGGGTGTGTAA